Proteins co-encoded in one Bacillus paramycoides genomic window:
- a CDS encoding leucine dehydrogenase → MTLEIFEYLEKYDYEQVVFCQDKESGLKAIIAIHDTTLGPALGGTRMWTYDSEEAAIEDALRLAKGMTYKNAAAGLNLGGAKTVIIGDPRKDKSEAMFRALGRYIQGLNGRYITAEDVGTTVDDMDIIHEETDFVTGISPSFGSSGNPSPVTAYGVYRGMKAAAKEAFGTDNLEGKVIAVQGVGNVAYHLCKHLHAEGAKLIVTDINKEAVQRAVEEFGATAVEPNEIYGVECDIYAPCALGATVNDETIPQLKAKVIAGSANNQLKEDRHGDIIHEMGIVYAPDYVINAGGVINVADELYGYNRERALKRVESIYDTIAKVIEISKRDGIATYVAADRLAEERIASLKNSRSTYLRNGHDIISRR, encoded by the coding sequence ATGACATTAGAAATCTTCGAATACTTAGAAAAATATGATTATGAGCAAGTAGTATTTTGTCAAGATAAAGAATCTGGTTTAAAAGCAATCATTGCAATTCATGATACAACACTTGGACCAGCTCTTGGTGGAACAAGAATGTGGACATATGATTCTGAAGAAGCGGCGATTGAAGATGCATTGCGTCTTGCAAAAGGGATGACATACAAAAACGCAGCAGCTGGTTTAAACTTAGGTGGTGCGAAAACAGTAATTATCGGTGATCCACGTAAAGATAAGAGCGAAGCGATGTTCCGTGCATTAGGACGTTACATTCAAGGACTAAACGGACGTTACATTACAGCTGAAGATGTTGGTACAACAGTAGATGATATGGATATTATCCACGAAGAAACTGACTTTGTAACAGGTATTTCACCATCATTCGGTTCTTCTGGTAACCCATCTCCAGTAACTGCATACGGTGTGTATCGTGGTATGAAAGCTGCTGCGAAAGAGGCTTTCGGTACTGATAATTTAGAAGGAAAAGTAATTGCTGTTCAAGGTGTTGGTAACGTAGCATATCACCTATGCAAACATTTACACGCTGAAGGAGCAAAACTAATCGTTACAGATATTAATAAAGAAGCTGTACAACGTGCAGTAGAAGAATTCGGTGCAACAGCAGTTGAGCCAAATGAAATTTACGGTGTTGAATGTGATATTTACGCACCATGTGCATTAGGCGCAACAGTTAATGACGAAACTATCCCACAACTTAAAGCAAAAGTAATCGCTGGTTCTGCAAATAACCAATTAAAAGAAGATCGTCACGGCGACATCATTCATGAAATGGGTATCGTATACGCACCAGATTATGTAATTAATGCAGGTGGCGTAATTAACGTAGCAGACGAGTTATATGGATACAATAGAGAACGTGCATTAAAACGCGTTGAGTCAATTTATGACACAATTGCAAAAGTAATCGAAATTTCAAAACGCGATGGCATTGCAACTTATGTAGCAGCTGATCGTCTAGCTGAAGAGCGCATTGCAAGCTTGAAAAACTCTCGTAGCACATACTTACGCAACGGTCACGACATTATTAGCCGTCGCTAA
- the buk gene encoding butyrate kinase: MSLNRILVINPGSTSTKIGVFDNERPVLEETIRHDEEQIGKYKRIIDQYEFRKETILEVLHSHGINISKLNAVCGRGGLLRPIEGGTYTVNDAMLEDLKNGFSGHHASNLGGILAYEIASGLNIPAFIVDPVVVDEMEPIARISGIAGMERKSIFHALNQKAVARKVAEELNHKYEDLNLLVTHMGGGITVGAHKKGKVIDVNNGLNGEGPFSPERAGTVPVGQLVEMCFSGEYYRDEMVKKLVGQGGLVSLIGTNDAIKVEQMVEKGDPEATLIYKAMAYQVAKEIGGASAVLHGKIDAIVLTGGLAYSKILVDEIKERVDWIADVIVHPGEDELQALAEGALRVLREEEAPKEYIVREKETVARG, translated from the coding sequence GTGTCTTTAAATCGAATTCTTGTTATTAATCCGGGTAGTACATCCACAAAAATCGGTGTTTTTGATAATGAAAGACCCGTTTTAGAAGAAACTATTCGTCATGACGAAGAACAGATTGGAAAATATAAGCGAATTATTGACCAATATGAGTTTCGTAAAGAAACGATCTTAGAAGTTCTACATTCTCACGGTATTAACATTTCAAAGTTAAACGCAGTTTGTGGACGCGGGGGATTACTTCGTCCAATCGAGGGCGGAACATACACAGTAAACGATGCGATGTTAGAAGATTTAAAAAATGGGTTTAGCGGTCATCACGCTTCAAACCTTGGGGGCATTTTAGCATATGAAATTGCTTCTGGATTAAATATTCCAGCATTCATTGTAGACCCTGTCGTTGTAGATGAAATGGAGCCAATTGCTCGTATAAGTGGTATCGCTGGTATGGAACGGAAAAGTATTTTCCATGCATTAAATCAAAAAGCAGTTGCTCGTAAAGTAGCTGAAGAATTAAACCACAAATATGAGGATTTAAATTTATTAGTTACACATATGGGCGGCGGTATTACAGTTGGTGCTCATAAAAAAGGAAAAGTTATCGATGTGAATAATGGTTTAAATGGAGAAGGACCATTTAGCCCAGAACGTGCGGGTACAGTACCAGTAGGACAATTAGTTGAAATGTGCTTCTCCGGTGAGTATTACCGAGACGAAATGGTCAAAAAACTTGTTGGACAAGGTGGACTTGTAAGTCTTATCGGTACAAATGATGCGATTAAAGTAGAACAAATGGTTGAAAAAGGTGATCCTGAAGCAACCCTAATTTATAAGGCAATGGCGTATCAAGTTGCAAAAGAGATTGGCGGAGCTAGCGCTGTACTTCACGGGAAAATCGATGCAATCGTATTAACTGGTGGACTTGCTTACAGTAAAATTCTTGTTGATGAAATAAAAGAACGAGTAGACTGGATTGCAGATGTTATCGTACATCCAGGAGAAGATGAATTACAAGCATTAGCAGAAGGAGCACTTCGTGTACTGCGTGAAGAAGAAGCTCCAAAAGAATATATTGTACGTGAAAAAGAAACGGTAGCTAGGGGTTGA
- a CDS encoding glycerophosphodiester phosphodiesterase: protein MTLIFAHRGAAGTYPENTMISFEAAESFRADGIELDVQLTKDGKVVVIHDETVNRTTNGKGAVRNYVYEDLCKLDASYKFGNKVGFCKIPLLEEVLEWIEQTELLINIELKNNKIPYRGLEEEVITLVRKFNLEDRVIFSSFNHYSMKRCHMMAPDIQTAILYREGLHSPWAYAKKMGATAVHPNYRYLQDAIAELTMESDVEVRPYTINEETLMRKYFDMKISAIITDYPETARTLLPIKK, encoded by the coding sequence ATGACTCTTATATTTGCACATCGTGGTGCAGCGGGAACATACCCAGAAAATACGATGATTTCATTTGAAGCAGCGGAATCTTTTAGAGCGGATGGGATTGAACTTGATGTTCAATTAACGAAAGACGGAAAGGTTGTCGTCATTCATGATGAAACAGTGAACCGGACAACAAATGGAAAAGGTGCGGTTCGAAATTATGTATATGAGGATTTATGTAAATTAGATGCGAGCTATAAATTTGGTAATAAAGTAGGGTTTTGTAAAATACCTCTTTTAGAAGAAGTGTTAGAATGGATTGAACAAACAGAGTTGTTGATTAATATTGAACTTAAAAATAATAAAATTCCATACAGAGGCTTAGAGGAAGAAGTTATAACGCTTGTACGTAAATTTAATTTAGAAGATCGTGTTATATTTTCCTCATTTAATCACTACAGTATGAAAAGGTGTCATATGATGGCTCCTGATATCCAAACAGCGATTTTATATCGCGAAGGTTTGCATAGTCCATGGGCATATGCGAAAAAAATGGGCGCTACAGCAGTACACCCCAATTATCGTTATCTTCAAGATGCTATTGCTGAACTAACGATGGAAAGTGATGTAGAGGTTCGCCCCTATACAATTAATGAAGAAACACTTATGCGGAAATATTTTGATATGAAAATTTCCGCAATTATTACTGATTATCCTGAAACGGCAAGAACGTTATTGCCAATAAAAAAATGA
- a CDS encoding sigma-54-dependent Fis family transcriptional regulator gives MKQKVLIVGAGEGGSTLLRLLQSSNIFQIIGIIDINPIAKGLQMAKEYGIAIGESVTPFLSMHIDVMFDMTGDDDLHKDLLKKKHKDTLLIPGDIAKIVTRLAHEKEDLIGKLEEQTQQGDLILNSTHDGMIVIDQEGQVRLFNKSAERIIEYKKEDAVGKYILEVIPTSKLLRIIRTKQIEVNYELTLENGKKIITTRIPILKEGGEVQGAFAIFKDITEVVDLAEEVTDLKEIQTLLEAIINSSEEAISVVDEKGRGLVINPAYTKLTGLTEEDIIGKPATTDIVEGESMHMKVLRTRRAVRGIHMKIGQKKRDVIVNVAPVIVDGILKGSVGVIRDVSEIQKLTNELNRARQIIRTLEAKYSFDDIVGNSDETTAAIEQAKLGANTPATVLLRGESGTGKELFAHAIHNGSNRKYNKFVRVNCAAISETLLESELFGYEEGAFSGAKRGGKRGFFEEANNGSIFLDEIGELSANTQAKLLRVLQEKEIVKVGGTKAIPINVRVIAATHVNLEKAILEGEFREDLYYRLNKIPIQIPSLRQRKGDIPAIAERLIQKINQDYGRNIEGLTDSAISYLQSYEWPGNVRELENILGRAIIFMNYNETYIDVNHLPPLHNEEQVESKQAHLLPELEEKPLEHLVTEFEGNIIHEYLERFGGNKTQTARALGISVRNLYYKLEKYECAKNSMQ, from the coding sequence ATGAAACAAAAAGTTTTAATTGTTGGTGCAGGTGAAGGTGGTAGTACACTGCTGCGTCTGTTACAGAGTTCGAATATATTTCAAATTATAGGGATTATTGATATAAATCCGATAGCAAAAGGGTTACAAATGGCAAAGGAATACGGGATTGCAATTGGAGAGAGTGTCACTCCGTTTCTTTCTATGCACATTGATGTAATGTTTGATATGACAGGTGACGATGATTTACATAAAGATTTATTAAAGAAAAAGCATAAAGATACTCTTCTTATACCAGGTGATATTGCAAAGATTGTTACGAGATTAGCACATGAGAAGGAAGATTTAATTGGAAAGTTAGAAGAGCAAACACAGCAAGGTGATTTAATTTTAAACTCTACGCATGACGGTATGATAGTGATTGATCAAGAAGGACAAGTTCGCCTATTTAATAAAAGTGCAGAGCGTATTATTGAGTATAAAAAAGAAGATGCGGTAGGCAAATATATTTTAGAAGTTATTCCGACTAGTAAGTTGCTTCGTATTATACGTACGAAACAAATAGAAGTAAATTATGAACTGACGCTTGAGAATGGAAAGAAAATTATTACAACCCGTATTCCAATATTAAAAGAAGGAGGAGAAGTGCAAGGGGCATTTGCGATTTTTAAAGATATAACAGAGGTTGTAGATCTTGCGGAAGAAGTTACAGATTTAAAGGAGATTCAAACGTTACTTGAGGCGATTATTAACTCGTCTGAGGAAGCCATTTCGGTCGTGGATGAAAAAGGTCGAGGGTTAGTAATTAACCCTGCATATACGAAATTAACAGGTTTAACAGAAGAGGACATTATTGGGAAGCCAGCTACAACTGATATTGTAGAAGGTGAAAGTATGCATATGAAAGTACTTCGAACGCGTAGGGCGGTACGAGGAATACATATGAAGATTGGACAAAAAAAGCGAGACGTAATTGTAAACGTAGCACCGGTCATTGTGGATGGAATATTAAAAGGAAGCGTTGGTGTAATTCGTGACGTATCAGAAATTCAAAAGTTAACAAATGAATTGAATCGAGCAAGGCAAATTATTCGAACGTTAGAAGCGAAATATTCATTTGATGACATTGTCGGAAATTCAGATGAAACAACGGCTGCTATTGAGCAGGCGAAACTGGGGGCGAATACACCAGCAACAGTATTGCTACGCGGGGAGTCAGGGACAGGTAAAGAATTGTTTGCACATGCTATCCATAATGGAAGTAATCGAAAATATAATAAGTTCGTTCGTGTAAACTGTGCAGCTATTTCAGAGACGTTGTTAGAAAGTGAATTATTTGGTTATGAGGAAGGGGCGTTTTCTGGCGCGAAAAGAGGGGGAAAACGTGGATTCTTTGAGGAAGCGAATAACGGTAGTATCTTTTTAGATGAAATAGGGGAACTATCTGCAAATACACAAGCAAAACTCCTTCGCGTTTTGCAAGAAAAAGAGATTGTAAAAGTTGGTGGAACGAAAGCGATCCCTATTAATGTGCGGGTAATTGCAGCAACACACGTGAATTTAGAAAAGGCCATTCTAGAAGGAGAGTTTAGGGAGGATTTATATTATCGATTAAATAAAATTCCAATCCAAATTCCATCTCTTCGTCAGCGGAAAGGTGATATACCAGCGATTGCAGAAAGATTAATTCAAAAAATTAATCAGGATTATGGCCGGAATATAGAGGGGCTCACCGATTCGGCTATTTCGTATTTACAATCATATGAATGGCCAGGGAATGTGAGGGAACTTGAAAATATTTTGGGGAGAGCTATTATCTTTATGAATTATAACGAGACTTATATTGATGTAAACCATTTACCTCCATTACATAACGAAGAGCAAGTGGAGTCAAAGCAAGCTCATTTATTACCTGAGTTAGAAGAAAAGCCACTTGAACATTTAGTAACGGAGTTTGAAGGGAATATCATTCATGAATATTTAGAGAGATTTGGTGGAAATAAAACACAGACGGCAAGAGCGTTAGGAATTTCGGTTCGAAATTTATATTACAAGCTAGAAAAGTATGAGTGTGCAAAAAATAGCATGCAATAA
- a CDS encoding YrhA family protein: MWKNLILEIEKIEKSFNDKLNIPATDSDVQKLRERMKESFNVDLPSEYEEFLKTVNGLDFNGLVLYGVDSYLLDTEKDEQICGFIDTNEICYENEFQKEYLFLGDSNIAWFCKNLLDGTYLELDKPSGTVMNTYNDCNTMLEEALKTALL; encoded by the coding sequence ATGTGGAAAAATCTGATTTTAGAAATTGAAAAAATAGAGAAAAGTTTTAATGATAAACTGAATATACCCGCAACAGATAGTGACGTTCAGAAATTAAGAGAACGCATGAAAGAGAGTTTTAATGTTGACTTACCGAGTGAATATGAGGAGTTTCTTAAAACTGTAAATGGATTAGATTTTAATGGGCTAGTACTTTATGGAGTTGACTCTTATTTGTTAGATACAGAAAAAGATGAACAAATTTGCGGCTTTATAGACACGAATGAGATTTGTTATGAAAATGAATTTCAAAAAGAGTATCTTTTCCTTGGAGATTCAAATATAGCATGGTTCTGTAAAAACTTATTAGACGGTACTTATCTAGAACTTGATAAACCATCTGGTACAGTGATGAATACATATAATGATTGCAACACAATGCTTGAGGAAGCATTGAAAACAGCCCTTCTTTAA
- a CDS encoding DUF2627 domain-containing protein encodes MQRYLALLLALIPISLAVLGIKLMRDTVFGILFPPLSILWLQFLIGALCFGLGFYIFGGFVLHRDRKRNKVQARFRR; translated from the coding sequence ATGCAGCGTTACCTTGCTCTATTATTAGCACTCATCCCTATTTCATTAGCTGTGCTTGGCATTAAGTTAATGAGAGATACAGTATTTGGGATTCTATTTCCTCCACTCTCTATACTGTGGTTACAATTTTTAATTGGCGCTCTTTGCTTCGGACTCGGTTTTTATATTTTTGGTGGCTTCGTCTTACACCGAGACCGTAAACGAAATAAAGTACAAGCTCGCTTTAGAAGATAG
- a CDS encoding YycC family protein has protein sequence MRPLQISPDTAVRLSKALGVPLEQLMHMPQHILIQKLVELEKQNKDEE, from the coding sequence ATGAGACCATTACAAATTTCTCCAGATACTGCTGTCCGCCTATCAAAAGCATTAGGTGTTCCACTTGAACAACTTATGCATATGCCGCAGCACATTTTAATTCAAAAACTAGTTGAATTAGAAAAACAAAATAAAGACGAAGAATAA
- the yqiS gene encoding phosphate butyryltransferase codes for MKLEHLIDQAAGQPKKTVAVAVAEDHEVIEAVAKAITLQLAQFRLYGNQEKIMGMLQEHSLQTSEHIEVIAAQSSAEAAELSVKAVKNGEADVLMKGNIPTANILKAVLNKEWGLRKGSVLSHVAAFEVPNYDRLIFVTDAAMNIAPDVTQKAAIIQNTVEVARAIGIDLPKVAPIAAVEVVNPAMQATIDAAMLTQMNRRGQIKNCVVDGPLALDNAVSQIAAEHKGIVSDVAGKADILLVPTIEAGNVLYKSLVYFADAKVGAMIAGAKAPIVLTSRADSAETKVYSLALAVATASK; via the coding sequence ATGAAGTTAGAACACTTAATTGATCAAGCGGCAGGCCAGCCTAAAAAAACTGTGGCTGTAGCAGTAGCTGAAGATCATGAAGTAATTGAAGCTGTAGCAAAAGCAATTACATTACAGCTAGCTCAATTTCGTCTATATGGAAACCAAGAAAAAATAATGGGGATGTTACAAGAACATAGTTTACAAACTTCAGAACATATTGAAGTGATTGCAGCACAGTCAAGTGCTGAGGCTGCAGAACTTTCTGTGAAAGCTGTAAAAAATGGCGAAGCAGATGTGCTCATGAAGGGAAACATCCCAACAGCAAATATTTTGAAAGCTGTATTAAATAAAGAGTGGGGACTTCGTAAAGGTAGCGTACTTTCACACGTTGCAGCATTTGAAGTTCCAAATTACGATCGTCTCATTTTTGTTACAGATGCAGCGATGAACATTGCACCTGATGTAACACAGAAAGCTGCTATTATACAGAATACTGTAGAAGTTGCCCGGGCAATAGGAATTGATTTGCCAAAGGTAGCACCAATTGCAGCAGTAGAGGTTGTGAATCCTGCGATGCAAGCGACAATTGATGCAGCGATGTTAACTCAAATGAATCGCCGCGGACAAATTAAAAATTGTGTCGTTGATGGACCACTTGCTTTAGATAATGCAGTATCACAAATTGCAGCAGAACATAAAGGCATAGTAAGTGATGTAGCAGGTAAGGCAGACATTTTACTCGTCCCAACGATTGAAGCTGGAAATGTGCTATATAAATCACTCGTATACTTTGCGGATGCAAAAGTAGGAGCAATGATTGCTGGCGCAAAAGCACCGATTGTTTTAACATCTCGTGCTGATTCAGCAGAAACAAAAGTATATTCATTAGCATTGGCAGTTGCGACTGCTTCAAAATAA